The Hymenobacter oligotrophus genome has a window encoding:
- a CDS encoding TlpA disulfide reductase family protein has protein sequence MHYSVVGALLLSATVSSAALGQRPAAGGKGQGYQIVGRLGQAPAGTKVYLRFEADAQRRALDSAATDAAGRFRLQGPLTAPGVYELYSKLSRENLYLPLAPGSRLQVRAEVKQLQTTAAVSGSPEAEALAHMQRQQRQALNRIEALMPRRPAETDTAATRAFERQWAAEFRVFHGAAQHVARGPHHTAPFAAVSFLSSFDEYKPFLDSATTRYARQWPASPYTQRLLRDQAVARATAVGQLAPDISLPAPDGKPAALSSLRGKYVLVDFWASWCGPCRRENPELLKLYTAYRAKGLELYSVATDDKPEAWRKAIATDGLTWTQVFDDPAAAQPTKETYGIRALPTTILLDPQGRIIAKNLRGEALAAKLAELLP, from the coding sequence GTGCATTACTCCGTAGTAGGCGCGCTGCTTTTGAGTGCCACCGTAAGCAGCGCAGCCCTAGGTCAGCGTCCGGCCGCGGGCGGCAAGGGGCAGGGCTACCAAATTGTAGGGCGGTTGGGGCAAGCGCCGGCCGGCACCAAAGTGTATTTGCGCTTCGAAGCCGACGCCCAGCGCCGTGCCCTCGATTCGGCCGCTACCGATGCCGCGGGGCGGTTTCGGCTGCAAGGCCCGCTAACGGCGCCCGGCGTGTACGAGCTGTACAGCAAGCTAAGCCGCGAAAACCTGTACCTGCCACTGGCCCCGGGCAGCCGCCTGCAAGTGCGGGCCGAGGTCAAGCAACTGCAAACAACAGCCGCCGTGAGCGGTTCGCCCGAGGCCGAAGCCCTGGCCCACATGCAGCGGCAGCAGCGGCAAGCCCTCAACCGCATTGAGGCCCTGATGCCGCGCCGGCCAGCCGAAACCGATACTGCCGCCACCCGGGCGTTCGAGCGGCAGTGGGCCGCCGAGTTTCGGGTGTTTCACGGCGCGGCCCAGCACGTGGCCCGCGGCCCGCACCACACGGCCCCGTTTGCGGCAGTGAGCTTTCTGAGTTCGTTCGACGAGTATAAGCCCTTCCTCGACTCGGCCACCACGCGCTACGCCCGGCAGTGGCCGGCCTCGCCCTACACCCAACGCCTGCTTCGCGACCAGGCCGTGGCGCGCGCGACGGCCGTGGGGCAGTTGGCGCCCGACATCAGCCTGCCCGCGCCCGATGGCAAGCCCGCAGCCCTCAGCAGCCTCCGCGGCAAGTACGTGCTCGTCGATTTTTGGGCCTCGTGGTGCGGCCCCTGCCGCCGCGAAAACCCTGAGTTGCTAAAGCTTTACACCGCCTACCGCGCCAAGGGCCTGGAGCTGTACAGCGTGGCTACCGACGACAAGCCCGAAGCCTGGCGCAAAGCCATTGCCACCGATGGGCTTACCTGGACGCAGGTGTTCGACGACCCCGCGGCCGCGCAACCAACCAAAGAAACGTACGGCATCCGGGCTTTGCCCACCACCATTTTGCTCGACCCGCAGGGCCGCATCATCGCCAAAAACCTGCGCGGCGAAGCCCTGGCAGCCAAGCTGGCCGAGCTGCTGCCCTAG
- a CDS encoding TlpA disulfide reductase family protein, translating to MQSLILVTSLLSITTACNETSSSSAADKAGFVVSGQLRNAPAGTPVYLAELAEGQFVSRDTVKTDAQGRFTLKGSTTEAAIYQIKLNEENNVLVALDNQTKLQLTGDASKLASTYTVKGSKDSEVWQQMSRAMMRHSGSMGGIMRRFQANAQAGRQDSMQLLEQKFYAAKAKSTAELKGIIKKNPTSVVTAFVLGEPQLFSADENFGFADSVATQLTKAAPNSRYTQALVQKLEPMRKTAIGTIAPDIQLPAPDGKSVSLSSLRGKYVLLDFWASWCGPCRQENPNVVRTFDKYKGKNFTVFGVSLDQDKNKWLKAIDNDKLAWTHVSDLKGWQSAAGQAYGIQSIPMNFLLDPQGKIVAKNLRGPALEEKLAQLLK from the coding sequence ATGCAAAGCTTAATTCTGGTGACCTCGCTGCTGAGCATCACCACTGCCTGCAACGAAACCTCGTCCTCTTCGGCCGCCGATAAAGCCGGGTTTGTGGTTTCGGGCCAGTTGCGCAACGCCCCGGCCGGCACGCCGGTGTACCTAGCCGAGCTGGCCGAAGGACAGTTCGTATCGCGCGATACCGTGAAAACCGACGCGCAGGGCCGCTTCACCCTGAAAGGCAGCACCACCGAGGCGGCCATTTACCAGATCAAGCTGAACGAAGAAAACAACGTGCTGGTGGCCTTGGACAACCAAACCAAGCTGCAACTCACCGGCGACGCCAGCAAGCTGGCCAGCACCTACACCGTAAAGGGCTCCAAGGATTCGGAGGTGTGGCAGCAGATGTCGCGGGCGATGATGCGCCACAGCGGCTCCATGGGAGGCATCATGCGCCGCTTCCAAGCCAACGCCCAGGCCGGCCGTCAGGACTCAATGCAGTTGCTGGAGCAAAAGTTTTACGCGGCCAAGGCCAAGAGCACGGCCGAGCTAAAAGGCATTATTAAGAAAAACCCGACGTCGGTGGTGACGGCTTTTGTGCTAGGCGAGCCGCAGCTGTTTAGCGCCGACGAGAACTTTGGCTTTGCCGATTCGGTAGCTACGCAGCTCACCAAGGCCGCGCCGAACTCGCGCTACACCCAAGCGCTGGTGCAAAAGCTGGAGCCGATGCGCAAAACCGCTATCGGCACGATTGCGCCCGACATTCAGCTGCCCGCCCCCGATGGCAAAAGCGTGTCGCTCAGCAGCCTGCGCGGCAAGTACGTGCTGCTCGATTTCTGGGCCAGCTGGTGCGGCCCCTGCCGCCAGGAAAACCCGAACGTGGTGCGCACCTTCGACAAATACAAAGGCAAAAACTTTACGGTATTTGGCGTGTCGCTCGATCAGGACAAGAACAAGTGGCTGAAAGCCATCGACAACGACAAGCTCGCCTGGACGCACGTTTCGGACTTGAAAGGCTGGCAAAGCGCCGCCGGGCAGGCCTACGGTATTCAGTCCATCCCGATGAACTTCCTGCTCGATCCGCAGGGTAAAATCGTTGCCAAAAACCTGCGCGGCCCCGCACTGGAGGAAAAGCTGGCGCAACTGTTGAAATAA
- a CDS encoding TlpA disulfide reductase family protein yields MANHPKFVSALAAAALTWPAAAAAQSPSPAADISYTVRGSATPELAGRRAVLCDYWQGKTQRLDSATIGPDGRFVLQGCVPEPGVYHLRLDTARTMYFVALSAGSEVQASVQPRKQAKQLGPAPAYKVAFNGTPDTDLYEQFQQLRQAYPREAARRLHPGDSFADDRLMAATRRLVRQHPAAPLAAYWTWRELSRFEEQRVFVDSMTAVFARTLPASRYTRALQERQQQVPALMPGMPTPELTWQDLQGQPVALSQLRGQYVVLSYWGACCKPDAALLARLNEQYAGRGLKLVHVSAATNAANWRTVAQAFAVPGLHVSDLQGWAGPSFKRLNISVYPSTVLIDPTGNLVALGLREKALEQKLAELLP; encoded by the coding sequence ATGGCTAATCACCCGAAGTTCGTAAGCGCGCTGGCAGCCGCCGCGCTAACCTGGCCCGCGGCCGCGGCGGCCCAAAGCCCCAGCCCCGCGGCGGACATTTCGTATACGGTGCGCGGCAGTGCTACGCCCGAGTTGGCCGGCCGCCGCGCCGTGCTCTGCGACTACTGGCAGGGAAAAACCCAGCGCCTCGATTCGGCCACCATCGGGCCCGACGGCCGCTTTGTGCTCCAGGGCTGCGTGCCCGAGCCCGGCGTGTACCACCTGCGGCTCGACACAGCCCGTACGATGTACTTTGTGGCGCTGAGTGCGGGCAGCGAGGTGCAGGCCAGCGTGCAGCCGCGCAAGCAGGCCAAGCAACTCGGGCCGGCGCCGGCGTATAAGGTGGCGTTTAACGGCACGCCCGACACCGATTTGTACGAGCAATTTCAGCAGCTGCGGCAGGCCTACCCGCGCGAGGCCGCGCGGCGCTTGCACCCCGGCGACTCCTTTGCCGACGACCGGCTGATGGCCGCCACGCGCCGCCTGGTGCGCCAGCACCCGGCCGCGCCCCTGGCCGCTTACTGGACGTGGCGCGAGCTTAGCCGCTTTGAGGAGCAGCGCGTGTTCGTCGATTCGATGACGGCCGTGTTTGCCCGCACCTTGCCCGCTTCGCGCTACACTCGCGCCCTGCAGGAGCGCCAGCAGCAAGTACCCGCCCTGATGCCCGGCATGCCCACGCCCGAGCTTACCTGGCAGGATTTGCAGGGCCAGCCAGTGGCGCTAAGCCAGCTGCGCGGCCAGTACGTGGTGCTCAGCTACTGGGGCGCTTGCTGCAAGCCCGATGCGGCGCTGCTCGCCCGTCTCAACGAGCAATATGCCGGGCGCGGGCTGAAACTGGTGCACGTATCGGCGGCTACCAACGCCGCCAACTGGCGCACGGTTGCGCAGGCGTTTGCCGTGCCGGGCCTGCACGTGTCGGATTTGCAGGGCTGGGCGGGCCCTTCGTTTAAGCGCCTGAACATCTCCGTATACCCGAGCACTGTGCTAATTGACCCCACCGGCAACCTGGTAGCCCTTGGCTTGCGCGAGAAGGCCCTGGAACAGAAGCTGGCCGAGCTATTGCCCTAG
- the gatB gene encoding Asp-tRNA(Asn)/Glu-tRNA(Gln) amidotransferase subunit GatB codes for MDENTKAKYQPVIGLEVHAQLLTRSKMYSADENEYGAMPNSNLSVITLGHPGTLPRVNRTAVEFAIKMGLATNCHITRDNQFARKNYFYPDLPKGYQITQDKTPLCTKGHVDIRLADGTTKQVGITRIHMEEDAGKSMHLAGEVETLVDLNRAGVPLIEIVSEPDIRNAEEAYAYLTEIKKLVQYLGICDGNMEEGSLRCDANISVMPVGASKFGTKVEVKNMNSFRNVQRAIEYEIERQIALLEAGEEVDSQTRGFDATTGTTLAQRSKETMNDYRYFPEPDLPPVIIDDAWLHRVQAELPALPQQLYARFTGELGLSDYDANVLTAEKDIALYFDELTRLTTNAKAAANWMQGPVKSFLNERALTMSDFPLTAQHLADTIGLIDAGKINHSVASKQLYPHLLENPKQSAAEAAEALGLLQQSDASELEAMVQQVLDANPAKVAEYRAGKKSLVGMFMGELMKLTKGKADPKLSNQLLRDKLEQA; via the coding sequence ATGGACGAAAACACTAAAGCAAAATACCAGCCCGTAATTGGCCTGGAGGTGCACGCCCAGCTGCTCACGCGCAGCAAAATGTACTCGGCCGACGAAAACGAGTACGGCGCCATGCCCAACTCCAACCTGTCGGTAATTACCCTGGGGCACCCCGGCACGCTGCCGCGCGTAAACCGCACGGCCGTGGAGTTTGCCATTAAAATGGGCCTGGCCACCAACTGCCACATCACGCGCGACAACCAGTTTGCGCGCAAAAACTATTTCTACCCCGACCTGCCCAAGGGCTACCAGATTACGCAGGACAAAACCCCGCTCTGCACCAAGGGCCACGTCGACATTCGCCTGGCCGACGGTACCACCAAGCAAGTGGGCATCACGCGCATTCACATGGAGGAAGACGCGGGCAAATCGATGCACTTGGCAGGCGAGGTGGAAACGCTGGTAGACCTGAACCGCGCCGGCGTGCCGCTGATCGAAATTGTATCGGAGCCCGACATCCGGAACGCCGAAGAGGCCTACGCCTACCTCACCGAGATTAAAAAGCTGGTGCAGTACCTAGGCATTTGCGACGGCAACATGGAGGAAGGCTCCTTGCGCTGCGATGCCAACATTTCGGTGATGCCGGTGGGCGCCAGCAAGTTCGGTACCAAGGTGGAGGTGAAGAACATGAACTCCTTCCGGAACGTGCAGCGCGCCATCGAGTACGAAATCGAGCGGCAGATTGCGCTGCTCGAAGCCGGCGAAGAGGTGGACAGCCAGACGCGCGGTTTCGACGCCACCACCGGCACTACGCTGGCGCAGCGCTCGAAGGAAACCATGAACGACTACCGGTACTTCCCGGAGCCCGACTTGCCGCCCGTTATCATCGACGACGCTTGGCTGCACCGCGTGCAGGCCGAGCTGCCGGCGCTGCCGCAGCAGCTTTACGCCCGCTTCACGGGCGAGTTGGGTTTGTCGGATTACGACGCCAACGTGCTCACGGCCGAGAAGGACATTGCCTTGTACTTCGACGAGCTGACGCGCCTGACTACCAACGCCAAAGCCGCCGCCAACTGGATGCAGGGCCCCGTGAAGTCGTTCCTGAACGAGCGCGCCCTCACTATGAGCGACTTTCCGCTCACGGCCCAGCACCTCGCCGACACCATTGGCCTGATCGACGCGGGCAAAATCAACCACTCGGTGGCCTCGAAACAACTGTACCCGCACCTGCTCGAAAACCCCAAGCAATCGGCCGCCGAAGCAGCCGAAGCCCTAGGTCTGTTGCAGCAGTCCGATGCCTCGGAGCTGGAGGCCATGGTGCAGCAGGTGCTCGACGCCAACCCGGCCAAAGTGGCCGAGTACCGCGCCGGCAAAAAGTCGCTGGTGGGCATGTTTATGGGCGAGCTGATGAAGCTCACCAAAGGCAAAGCCGACCCCAAGCTTTCGAACCAGCTGCTGCGCGACAAGCTGGAGCAGGCGTAG